One genomic segment of Entelurus aequoreus isolate RoL-2023_Sb linkage group LG25, RoL_Eaeq_v1.1, whole genome shotgun sequence includes these proteins:
- the LOC133642597 gene encoding uncharacterized protein LOC133642597, whose product MPEVVFSRCRGMSGSGLQNLQEQQRHVHLVLQRLLENWLFVKAEKCEFHTPSVGFLGYIIEKGHIRADPKKVEAVMEWTQPTTRTELRRFLGFAGFYHRFIRDLLAALLHALTSTLLPFQWTKEASVAFKSLKESFISPPVLIHPEPDNSFTVEVDASDSVIGALLSQRSCVDKWLHPCAFFSRRLSLEERNYDAGNRELLAVHEALTEWRHWLEGENICSWFGLTTAT is encoded by the exons ATGCCGGAGGTCGTCTTTTCAAGATGCAGAGGGATGTCAGGAAGCGGCTTGCAG AACCTGCAGGAGCAGCAGCGACATGTCCATCTGGTCCTGCAACGCCTACTAGAGAACTGGCTGTTTGTGAAAGCGGAAAAATGTGAGTTTCACACGCCTTCGGTGGGATTTCTGGGATATATCATTGAGAAGGGACACATCAGAGCCGACCCCAAGAAGGTCGAGGCGGTGATGGAGTGGACCCAACCCACCACCCGTACAGAACTGAGACGGTTTCTGGGATTCGCTGGGTTCTACCATCGATTCATCCGGGACTTGTTAGCTGCTCTTCTCCATGCCCTCACCTCTACGCTTCTTCCCTTCCAGTGGACCAAAGAGGCCAGTGTGGCCTTCAAAAGCCTGAAGGAGAGCTTTATCTCCCCCCCTGTCCTCATCCACCCCGAACCAGACAACTCGTTCACTGTGGAAGTGGATGCATCTGATTCGGTTATCGGGGCGTTACTCTCCCAGCGCTCTTGTGTGGATAAGTGGCTACACCCATGTGCCTTTTTTTCCAGACGCCTCTCGCTGGAGGAACGCAACTATGATGCGGGGAACAGAGAACTGCTGGCAGTACATGAGGCACTGACGGAGTGGAGGCACTGGCTTGAGGGGGAAAACATCTGTTCCTGGTTTGGACTGACCACCGCAACCTAA